A single region of the Streptomyces sp. NBC_01262 genome encodes:
- a CDS encoding OFA family MFS transporter — protein MSTTSTTTSTAYREIRDAGGRVYRIGESDRDILGGSRLRMVLLPWAAMMGISVAEYAYGSAEETLSSVHHWTTTNTFWLLSVWTVFQAGVAFPAGRLRERGIFSARAAMLTGAVLAGLGFFTLSHAPNLGVAIAGFGVLGGTGAGLVYATCINIVGKWYPERRGAKTGFVNGGFAYGSVPLIFIFTYAFDEGNFAVVLDLVGVYVLVLVAVSGLFFKDPPKNWWPAHIDPLAHGRDRKGSSALLKNPPAVKQFEPAEAIRTGMLPLMWVCLMMTAGVSIFGISFQVPFAKEMGFGPLVVASSMGVMAVVNGTGRAAVGWLSDRIGRKRTLTAVLLILGAAQFGVLWAGDTGNEPLFLAFAFISGFGGGSFYPLFAALVPDYFGENNNASNYGLVYSSKLVGGLAGSGLGAMVIAAWGYHGAYSLAGVIALVAAALSLLLRQPGRERLRDIRPNPQPTSREII, from the coding sequence ATGTCAACCACGTCAACGACGACGTCGACCGCGTATCGAGAAATCCGGGACGCAGGCGGGCGCGTGTACCGGATCGGGGAGAGCGACCGCGACATCCTGGGCGGGTCACGCCTGCGGATGGTGCTGCTGCCATGGGCGGCGATGATGGGCATCAGCGTCGCGGAGTACGCCTACGGATCGGCCGAGGAGACCCTCTCCTCCGTCCACCACTGGACGACCACCAACACCTTCTGGCTGCTCAGCGTCTGGACCGTCTTCCAGGCCGGGGTGGCCTTCCCCGCGGGCCGGCTGCGCGAGCGCGGCATCTTCAGCGCCCGCGCCGCGATGCTGACCGGCGCGGTCCTGGCCGGGCTCGGCTTCTTCACCCTCAGCCACGCGCCGAACCTCGGGGTCGCGATAGCGGGCTTCGGCGTCCTGGGCGGCACCGGCGCCGGGCTGGTCTACGCGACCTGCATCAACATCGTCGGCAAGTGGTACCCGGAGCGGCGCGGCGCGAAGACCGGCTTCGTCAACGGCGGTTTCGCCTACGGCTCCGTACCGCTGATCTTCATCTTCACGTACGCCTTCGACGAGGGGAACTTCGCCGTCGTCCTCGACCTGGTCGGGGTCTACGTGCTCGTCCTGGTCGCCGTCTCCGGGCTGTTCTTCAAGGACCCGCCGAAGAACTGGTGGCCCGCGCACATCGACCCACTGGCCCACGGCCGGGACCGCAAGGGCAGCTCCGCACTGCTGAAGAACCCGCCCGCCGTCAAGCAGTTCGAGCCGGCGGAGGCGATCAGGACGGGGATGCTGCCGCTGATGTGGGTCTGTCTGATGATGACCGCGGGCGTCTCGATCTTCGGCATCTCCTTCCAGGTGCCCTTCGCCAAGGAGATGGGCTTCGGCCCGCTGGTCGTGGCCTCCTCGATGGGCGTCATGGCCGTCGTCAACGGCACCGGACGGGCCGCCGTCGGCTGGCTGTCGGACCGCATCGGCCGCAAGCGGACCCTCACCGCGGTCCTGCTGATCCTGGGGGCCGCCCAGTTCGGCGTGCTCTGGGCCGGCGACACGGGCAACGAACCGCTGTTCCTCGCCTTCGCCTTCATATCCGGCTTCGGCGGCGGCTCCTTCTACCCGCTCTTCGCCGCCCTCGTCCCGGACTACTTCGGCGAGAACAACAACGCCTCCAACTACGGCCTCGTCTACAGTTCCAAGCTCGTCGGCGGCCTCGCCGGCAGTGGCCTCGGCGCCATGGTCATCGCCGCCTGGGGCTACCACGGCGCGTACTCCCTGGCGGGCGTCATCGCGCTCGTCGCGGCTGCGCTGTCCTTGCTGCTGCGGCAGCCGGGGCGGGAGCGGCTGCGCGACATCCGCCCCAATCCGCAGCCGACCAGCCGCGAGATCATCTGA
- a CDS encoding chorismate mutase, producing MSEQQPGERPGDDEVLRRLRYLRGSIDNLDAALVHLLAERFKATQQVGELKAAHSLPAADPDREAQQIARLRGMAEDAHLDPAFAEKFLNFIIEEVIRHHRVIAERAANGSALS from the coding sequence ATGAGTGAGCAGCAGCCCGGCGAGCGGCCCGGCGACGACGAGGTGTTGCGGCGCCTGCGGTATCTGCGCGGGAGCATCGACAACCTCGACGCGGCCCTCGTGCACCTGCTCGCCGAACGCTTCAAGGCCACCCAGCAGGTCGGCGAGCTCAAGGCGGCCCACAGCCTGCCCGCGGCCGACCCGGACCGTGAGGCACAGCAGATCGCGCGGCTGCGGGGGATGGCGGAGGACGCGCATCTCGACCCGGCGTTCGCGGAGAAGTTCCTCAACTTCATCATCGAGGAGGTGATCCGGCACCACCGGGTCATCGCGGAACGGGCCGCCAACGGGTCCGCTCTCAGCTGA
- a CDS encoding LysE family translocator, producing the protein MVSLDRLAAFAAMSLLICVIPGPSVLFVIGRALAHGRRVALTSVAGNTLGSYVLVAAVALGVGPVVERSVLLFAALKLAGAAYLVYLGVKALRQRKALAFVPDGQGAPRGALRTLGEGFVVGVSNPKTMVFYAAVLPQFVDRPAGHVIGQMLLLGLIFNAVALVSDSTVGLAASAARSWFARSPKRLSLVGGAGGLAMIGLGVTVAATGRTD; encoded by the coding sequence ATGGTGTCACTCGACCGACTGGCGGCCTTCGCCGCGATGTCCCTGCTGATCTGCGTGATCCCCGGTCCCAGTGTGCTCTTCGTCATCGGCCGCGCGCTCGCCCACGGCCGCCGTGTCGCCCTCACCTCCGTCGCCGGCAACACTCTCGGCTCATACGTGCTGGTGGCCGCCGTCGCTCTGGGCGTCGGGCCGGTCGTGGAGCGCTCCGTGCTGCTGTTCGCGGCCCTGAAGCTCGCGGGCGCGGCCTACCTGGTGTATCTCGGCGTCAAGGCACTACGGCAGCGCAAGGCGCTGGCCTTCGTACCGGACGGGCAGGGCGCGCCGCGCGGCGCGCTGCGCACGCTGGGCGAGGGCTTCGTGGTCGGGGTCTCCAACCCCAAGACGATGGTGTTCTACGCCGCCGTGCTGCCCCAGTTCGTCGACCGCCCCGCAGGCCACGTCATCGGCCAGATGCTGCTCCTGGGCCTGATCTTCAACGCCGTCGCCCTCGTCTCCGACTCGACCGTGGGCCTGGCGGCCTCCGCCGCCCGCTCCTGGTTCGCCCGCTCCCCGAAGCGGCTGTCCCTGGTCGGCGGCGCGGGCGGCCTGGCCATGATCGGGCTCGGAGTGACGGTGGCGGCGACGGGCCGCACGGACTGA
- a CDS encoding VOC family protein: MAEPQGKELEAVRERRDALRTKYLRKPGERPATTTGGVHHAAFICRDVEETIAFYQDFLGFPLVELVENRDYAGSSHFFFDIGNRNLLGFFDFPGHEHPEQHETIGGLQHMALSVTAEQFAAAKARFDAAGFDYLGPDRGVDNSLYVRDPNGLNLELYREDLGQFEGIPLLK; the protein is encoded by the coding sequence ATGGCCGAGCCCCAGGGCAAAGAGCTGGAAGCGGTGCGCGAGCGGCGGGACGCGCTGCGCACGAAGTATCTGCGGAAACCGGGCGAGCGGCCCGCGACGACGACGGGGGGCGTGCACCACGCGGCGTTCATCTGCCGCGATGTCGAGGAGACCATCGCCTTCTACCAGGACTTCCTGGGCTTCCCCCTCGTCGAGCTGGTGGAGAACCGGGACTACGCCGGGTCCAGCCACTTCTTCTTCGACATCGGCAACCGCAATCTGCTGGGCTTCTTCGACTTCCCCGGCCACGAGCACCCCGAGCAGCACGAGACCATCGGCGGCCTCCAGCACATGGCGCTCTCGGTGACCGCCGAGCAGTTCGCGGCGGCGAAGGCGCGCTTCGACGCGGCCGGTTTCGATTACCTCGGCCCGGACCGGGGCGTCGACAACAGCCTGTACGTCCGGGACCCCAACGGCCTCAACCTGGAGCTGTACCGGGAGGATCTCGGCCAGTTCGAGGGCATCCCGCTGCTCAAGTAG
- a CDS encoding GntR family transcriptional regulator yields the protein MLSAGLPQGAVPKLERPGPLRERVYEALLELIITRALQPGQHLVETELAGHLGVSRQPVREALQRLNTEGWVDLRPAQGAFVHEPTEDEADQLLVVRALLEAEAARLAAANTSGKGLNRLDELCTAGERAVEADDVDAVVAANAAFHAYVMELAGNAVLSELAAQVERRVRWYYTPIARQRGIQSWNEHRELIIAIAERDEARAQRLMRTHTEHTRTSYHQRERTPG from the coding sequence ATGCTGTCCGCAGGACTTCCGCAGGGTGCCGTGCCAAAGCTGGAACGCCCCGGACCGCTCCGGGAACGGGTCTACGAAGCGCTCCTCGAACTGATCATCACGCGGGCCCTGCAGCCCGGCCAGCACCTGGTCGAGACCGAGCTGGCCGGCCACCTCGGCGTCTCCCGCCAGCCCGTCCGCGAAGCCCTCCAGCGCCTCAACACCGAGGGCTGGGTCGACCTGCGCCCCGCCCAGGGCGCGTTCGTCCACGAACCCACCGAGGACGAGGCCGACCAACTCCTCGTCGTCCGCGCCCTCCTGGAGGCCGAGGCCGCCCGCCTCGCCGCCGCCAACACCTCCGGCAAAGGCCTCAACCGCCTCGACGAGCTCTGCACCGCCGGCGAACGCGCCGTCGAGGCCGACGACGTCGACGCCGTCGTGGCCGCCAACGCCGCCTTCCACGCGTACGTCATGGAGCTGGCCGGCAACGCCGTCCTCTCCGAGCTCGCCGCCCAGGTCGAGCGCCGCGTCCGCTGGTACTACACGCCCATCGCCCGCCAGCGCGGCATCCAGTCCTGGAACGAGCACCGCGAGCTGATCATCGCCATCGCCGAACGCGACGAGGCCCGGGCACAGCGACTCATGCGCACCCACACCGAGCACACCCGCACGTCCTACCACCAGCGCGAGCGCACCCCCGGCTAG
- a CDS encoding 2-dehydropantoate 2-reductase: protein MKVAVVGAGAIGAFVGAALHRAGAEVHLIARGAHLDALRRDGVRVLSPRGDFTARPEATDDPAQVGPADYVFLGLKATSYATSGPLVHPLLHDRTAVIAAQNGIPWWYFHGLPGPHTGHRLESVDPGGAVSATLPPERAIGCVVYAATEIEAPGVIRHLEGTRFSIGEPDGTVSRRCLDFSEAMRAGGLKCPVEPDLRDDIWIKLIGNISFNPISALARATMSQIARHPDTRRLVTAMMRETLDVAARLGSRPGISIERRLAGAERVGDHKTSTLQDLERGRPLELDVLLAAVVELAELTGAEVPTLRAIHAVADLLNRTTAGAAAAAVTAASG, encoded by the coding sequence GTGAAAGTCGCAGTTGTCGGCGCCGGAGCGATCGGCGCATTCGTAGGAGCCGCCCTTCACCGCGCCGGCGCCGAGGTCCATCTCATCGCCAGGGGCGCCCACTTGGACGCGCTGCGCCGCGACGGCGTACGGGTCCTCAGCCCCCGCGGAGACTTCACCGCCCGCCCCGAAGCCACCGACGACCCGGCCCAGGTCGGCCCCGCCGACTACGTGTTCCTGGGCCTTAAGGCCACCTCGTACGCCACCAGCGGGCCCCTGGTCCATCCGCTGCTGCACGACCGCACCGCCGTGATCGCCGCCCAGAACGGCATCCCCTGGTGGTACTTCCACGGCCTGCCGGGGCCGCACACCGGGCACCGGCTCGAAAGCGTCGACCCGGGCGGCGCGGTGTCGGCGACCCTGCCGCCGGAGCGGGCGATCGGGTGCGTGGTCTACGCGGCCACCGAGATCGAGGCGCCGGGCGTCATACGCCACCTGGAGGGCACCCGCTTCTCGATCGGCGAGCCGGACGGAACCGTGTCCCGGCGCTGCCTGGACTTCAGCGAAGCCATGCGCGCGGGCGGGCTGAAATGCCCCGTCGAGCCGGATCTGCGCGACGACATCTGGATCAAGCTGATCGGCAACATCTCCTTCAACCCGATCAGCGCGCTGGCCCGCGCCACCATGTCCCAGATCGCCCGCCATCCCGACACCCGCCGGCTGGTCACCGCGATGATGCGCGAGACGCTCGACGTCGCGGCCCGGCTCGGCAGCCGCCCCGGCATCTCGATCGAGCGGCGGCTCGCGGGCGCAGAGCGCGTCGGCGACCACAAGACGTCCACCCTGCAGGACCTGGAGCGCGGCAGGCCGCTCGAACTGGACGTACTGCTCGCAGCCGTCGTCGAGCTCGCCGAGCTGACCGGGGCCGAGGTCCCTACGCTGCGCGCGATCCACGCCGTCGCGGATCTCCTCAACCGGACCACGGCCGGGGCGGCCGCAGCGGCGGTGACAGCGGCGTCCGGATGA
- the fdhD gene encoding formate dehydrogenase accessory sulfurtransferase FdhD, with the protein MGRVTERRRVLRIRDGAASHRADTLVAEEPLEIRLNGKPLAITMRTPGDDFALAAGFLVSEGVLGRADELANIVYCAGATVDGSNSYNIVDVRLAQGVPVPDITLERNVYTTSSCGLCGKASLDAVRTQARWPIADDPDAPPVRLEPELLSALPDRLRAAQQVFDRTGGLHAAALFTADGELLDVREDVGRHNAVDKLVGRALQQGLLPLTGKILLVSGRASFELAQKAVMAGIPVLAAVSAPSSLAVDLAAESNLTLVGFLRGASMNVYAGEQRIALRAEASGRA; encoded by the coding sequence ATGGGCCGGGTCACCGAGCGCCGCCGCGTTCTGCGCATCAGGGACGGCGCCGCGAGCCATCGCGCGGACACGCTGGTCGCCGAGGAGCCGCTGGAGATCCGGCTCAACGGCAAGCCGCTGGCCATCACCATGCGCACGCCCGGTGACGACTTCGCGCTGGCGGCCGGCTTCCTGGTCAGCGAGGGCGTGCTCGGCCGGGCGGACGAGCTGGCGAACATCGTGTACTGCGCGGGCGCGACGGTGGACGGCTCGAATTCGTACAACATCGTCGATGTGCGGCTCGCGCAGGGCGTCCCCGTCCCCGACATCACCCTTGAGCGCAACGTCTACACGACCTCCTCCTGCGGTCTGTGCGGCAAGGCGAGCCTCGACGCGGTCCGCACCCAGGCCCGCTGGCCGATCGCCGACGACCCCGACGCTCCCCCGGTCCGCCTCGAACCCGAGCTGCTGTCCGCCCTCCCCGACCGGCTGCGTGCGGCCCAGCAGGTCTTCGACCGGACCGGGGGCCTGCACGCCGCCGCGCTGTTCACCGCCGACGGCGAGCTGCTCGACGTACGCGAGGACGTCGGCCGTCACAACGCCGTCGACAAGCTCGTCGGCCGCGCGCTGCAGCAGGGCCTGCTGCCGCTGACCGGCAAGATCCTGCTCGTCTCCGGCCGCGCCTCCTTCGAGCTCGCCCAGAAGGCCGTCATGGCCGGCATCCCCGTCCTCGCCGCCGTCTCCGCCCCGTCCTCCCTCGCCGTCGACCTCGCCGCCGAGTCCAACCTCACCCTCGTCGGCTTCCTGCGCGGCGCCTCCATGAACGTGTACGCCGGCGAGCAGCGCATCGCCCTGCGCGCAGAGGCCTCCGGCCGGGCCTGA
- a CDS encoding TetR/AcrR family transcriptional regulator: MTAPPPVPPTVPPTAPRGRLLDAALAVLADDGVEGLTLRAIARRANVSHGAPLKHFPHRAALLSAVATTGFRELTAQGLQEVARCPADASAAQRLRACARAYVAYALAHPAMFHLMFRHDLLDPTDRELSRVSLSTFDGGMAARVREAQKEGWRQGDDTRLLTGALWSGLHGLAQLWMWGSLPLATGADDVDDALEALLRALGLNDVSPEGH, encoded by the coding sequence ATGACCGCGCCGCCGCCCGTCCCGCCGACCGTCCCGCCGACCGCCCCCCGCGGCCGCCTGCTCGACGCGGCACTCGCCGTGCTCGCCGACGACGGCGTCGAGGGCCTCACCCTCCGGGCCATCGCGCGCCGCGCCAACGTGTCGCACGGAGCGCCGCTGAAGCACTTCCCGCACCGGGCGGCACTGCTGTCAGCCGTCGCGACGACCGGCTTCCGGGAGCTCACCGCCCAGGGCCTTCAGGAGGTGGCGCGCTGCCCCGCCGACGCGTCGGCCGCGCAGCGGCTGCGGGCCTGTGCGCGCGCGTACGTGGCGTACGCGCTCGCGCATCCGGCGATGTTCCATCTGATGTTCCGCCATGACCTGCTCGACCCGACCGACCGGGAGCTGAGCCGGGTCAGCCTGTCGACCTTCGACGGCGGGATGGCCGCGCGGGTACGCGAGGCCCAGAAGGAGGGCTGGCGGCAGGGCGACGACACCCGGCTGCTGACCGGGGCACTGTGGTCGGGGCTGCACGGGCTGGCGCAGCTGTGGATGTGGGGCTCGCTGCCGCTGGCCACGGGCGCGGACGACGTGGATGACGCGCTGGAGGCGCTGCTTCGCGCCCTCGGCCTCAATGACGTATCTCCAGAAGGACATTGA
- a CDS encoding thioesterase family protein: MSQIPTYRFDQDTALTPRPGEDGLYDAELYDSWRIGQGVNGGFLLALAGRALAAELGGGEDGLGHTDPFSISAYYLSASRPGPATVRTETLRRGRTVSTGTASIAQNGEERLRATAAYGDLDGHAAGDVRTSATPPDMPPPDKCVGTELAPPEFLKDAPLLDSIELRLDPSTVGWALGQPSGRGLIQGWLRLPDGREPDPLMLLLAVDALPPVSFDLGLPGWAPTLELTAHIRAKPAPGWLRITHSTRNFADGYMEEDAEVWDSTGRLVAQSRQLARVRQPRP; encoded by the coding sequence ATGAGCCAGATCCCGACCTACCGATTCGACCAGGACACGGCGCTCACTCCACGCCCTGGTGAGGACGGCTTGTACGACGCCGAGCTGTACGACAGCTGGCGCATCGGCCAGGGCGTCAACGGCGGCTTCCTGCTCGCCCTCGCCGGCCGCGCGCTCGCCGCCGAACTGGGCGGCGGCGAGGACGGCCTCGGCCACACCGACCCGTTTTCGATCAGCGCCTACTACCTGTCGGCCTCCCGGCCCGGCCCCGCGACCGTACGGACGGAGACGCTGCGCCGGGGCCGTACGGTCTCGACCGGCACGGCCTCGATCGCCCAGAACGGCGAGGAACGGCTGCGGGCCACAGCCGCCTACGGCGACCTCGACGGCCACGCCGCCGGCGATGTGCGGACCTCCGCCACTCCCCCGGACATGCCCCCGCCGGACAAGTGCGTCGGTACGGAGCTGGCGCCACCGGAGTTCCTCAAGGACGCCCCGCTGCTGGACAGCATCGAGCTGCGGCTCGACCCCTCGACCGTCGGCTGGGCCCTCGGCCAGCCCAGCGGACGCGGGCTCATCCAGGGCTGGCTCCGGCTCCCCGACGGCCGCGAGCCGGATCCCCTGATGCTGCTCCTCGCCGTGGACGCGCTCCCGCCCGTCAGCTTCGACCTGGGCCTCCCCGGCTGGGCGCCGACCCTCGAACTGACCGCCCACATAAGGGCGAAGCCCGCCCCCGGCTGGCTCCGCATCACCCACTCCACCCGGAACTTCGCCGACGGCTACATGGAGGAGGACGCCGAGGTCTGGGACTCCACGGGCCGCCTCGTGGCCCAGTCGCGCCAGCTCGCCCGCGTCCGGCAGCCGCGGCCGTAG
- a CDS encoding MarR family winged helix-turn-helix transcriptional regulator → MNDAAAEDALAFSATLLAAAGALVADINAGVIARGFDDIRPAHGFAFTRMAPHGATVSELADHLGFTRQAASQLVDELVHKGYAERRPHPHDARARLVVLTDRGWSCTRAAEAAAAAAVRPWTAALGERRMRMLREDLLRIAPTGPIRPTW, encoded by the coding sequence GTGAACGACGCCGCTGCCGAAGACGCCTTGGCCTTCAGCGCCACCCTCCTCGCCGCCGCCGGTGCGCTGGTCGCCGATATCAACGCCGGCGTCATCGCCCGCGGCTTCGATGACATCCGCCCGGCCCACGGCTTCGCCTTCACGCGCATGGCCCCGCACGGCGCCACCGTCAGCGAACTCGCCGACCACCTCGGCTTCACCCGCCAGGCCGCCAGCCAGCTCGTCGACGAACTCGTCCACAAGGGCTACGCCGAGCGCCGCCCCCACCCCCACGACGCCCGCGCCCGCCTCGTCGTCCTCACCGATCGCGGCTGGTCCTGCACGCGCGCCGCGGAAGCGGCCGCCGCGGCCGCGGTGCGTCCCTGGACCGCCGCCCTCGGCGAACGCCGCATGCGCATGCTGCGCGAGGACCTCCTGCGCATCGCGCCGACCGGGCCCATCCGGCCGACCTGGTAA
- a CDS encoding cupin domain-containing protein codes for MPFVHAADAVVHELHGVRFVSYANSGLGSTELCAWRGEIPAGTEGPAHRISREEVFLLLSGSLRLSLDGEARLLSPGDVAVAPAGTLLGVANPTAEPATMWVTTSLGLEAELADGSRISPPWVR; via the coding sequence ATGCCTTTCGTCCACGCCGCCGATGCCGTCGTCCACGAACTGCACGGGGTTCGTTTCGTCTCGTACGCCAATTCCGGCCTCGGCAGCACCGAGTTGTGCGCATGGCGGGGCGAGATCCCCGCCGGGACCGAGGGACCGGCGCACAGGATCAGCCGCGAGGAGGTGTTTCTGCTGCTCAGCGGCTCGTTGAGGCTGAGCCTGGACGGCGAGGCTCGGTTGCTGTCCCCCGGTGATGTCGCCGTCGCGCCCGCCGGGACGCTCCTGGGGGTCGCGAACCCCACCGCCGAGCCCGCCACGATGTGGGTCACCACCAGCCTCGGACTGGAGGCGGAACTCGCCGACGGGTCGCGGATCTCGCCGCCCTGGGTGCGGTGA
- a CDS encoding carbohydrate ABC transporter permease has translation MSVITPNMSPLRKLRSATGARRVFIHTVLIGVAIVMLYPLMWMLSSSFKPDTEIFTHPGLIPNALHPQNYSKGWSGSGNSFSLYITNSLIVSIGAVIGNVVSCSLAAYAFARFEFRGKKIWFGLMLGTLMLPTQAVLIPQYTIFYNLTWINTFLPLIVPKFLAADAFFIFLMVQFIRSIPRELDQAAMMDGANPFQIYWKIILPLMKPALVTTTIFTFIWTYDDFLHQLVYLQQNDKFTVPLGLTLFLDQTSGSSYGAMFAMSTLALLPTLICFLIFQKRLVEGLATSGLKG, from the coding sequence ATGTCCGTCATCACCCCGAACATGTCACCGCTGCGCAAGCTGCGCTCCGCGACCGGCGCCCGCCGTGTCTTCATCCACACCGTGCTCATCGGCGTGGCGATCGTCATGCTGTACCCGCTGATGTGGATGCTCAGCAGCTCCTTCAAGCCCGACACCGAGATCTTCACCCATCCCGGGCTCATCCCGAACGCGCTGCACCCGCAGAACTACTCCAAGGGCTGGAGCGGCTCCGGCAACTCCTTCTCCCTGTACATCACCAACTCGCTGATCGTCTCGATCGGCGCGGTGATCGGAAATGTCGTCTCCTGCTCGCTGGCCGCCTACGCCTTCGCGCGCTTCGAGTTCCGCGGCAAGAAGATCTGGTTCGGCCTGATGCTCGGCACGCTCATGCTGCCCACGCAGGCGGTCCTGATCCCGCAGTACACGATCTTCTACAACCTGACCTGGATCAACACGTTCCTGCCGCTGATCGTGCCGAAGTTCCTGGCCGCGGACGCGTTCTTCATCTTCCTGATGGTCCAGTTCATCCGCTCCATCCCGCGCGAGCTGGACCAGGCGGCCATGATGGACGGCGCCAATCCCTTCCAGATCTACTGGAAGATCATCTTGCCGTTGATGAAGCCGGCCCTGGTCACCACGACGATCTTCACCTTCATCTGGACGTACGACGACTTCCTGCACCAGCTCGTCTACCTCCAGCAGAACGACAAGTTCACCGTCCCCCTCGGCCTGACCCTCTTCCTGGACCAGACCAGCGGCTCCTCCTACGGCGCGATGTTCGCCATGTCGACCCTCGCCCTGCTGCCGACCCTGATCTGCTTCCTGATCTTCCAGAAGCGGCTGGTCGAAGGCTTGGCCACCTCCGGATTGAAGGGCTAG
- a CDS encoding carbohydrate ABC transporter permease, protein MTTAKTDEVAKETPAPATPSDQRERERMRRRLARRRGGGWWPFLFLAPWFVGLFGLTIYPMLDSLYLSFTNFDLLTPAKWVGTHNYERMFSDDPVFWDSVHATLLYVLVSVPLKLALALGVAMLLNRDIKGIGLYRAAFYLPSLLGGAVAIAIVWRQVFGGDGLFNDFLAWFGIKGQDWISSPDTAIYTLILLAVWQFGTPMVIFLAGLKQLPKDVYEAAAIDGAPPVTRFFKITLPLLTPIVFFNVVLQMIDAFKTFTPAYVVSNGSGGPLNSTMLYSLYLYKKGFTDLQMGYASALAWVLFLVIAGFTAVNFIASRYWVHYDD, encoded by the coding sequence ATGACCACCGCGAAGACCGACGAGGTTGCGAAGGAGACGCCGGCGCCGGCGACTCCGTCCGACCAGCGGGAGCGCGAACGTATGCGCCGCCGCCTCGCCAGACGGCGGGGCGGGGGCTGGTGGCCGTTCCTCTTCCTGGCCCCCTGGTTCGTCGGCCTGTTCGGCCTGACGATCTACCCGATGCTGGACTCGCTGTATCTGTCCTTCACCAACTTCGACCTGCTGACGCCGGCGAAGTGGGTCGGCACCCACAACTACGAGCGCATGTTCTCCGACGACCCGGTCTTCTGGGACTCGGTGCACGCCACGCTTTTGTACGTGCTGGTCTCGGTGCCGCTGAAACTGGCGCTCGCACTCGGCGTGGCGATGCTGCTCAACCGCGATATCAAGGGCATCGGCCTCTACCGGGCCGCCTTCTACCTGCCCTCGCTGCTCGGTGGCGCGGTGGCCATCGCCATCGTCTGGCGTCAGGTCTTCGGCGGCGACGGCCTCTTCAACGACTTCCTCGCCTGGTTCGGCATCAAGGGCCAGGACTGGATCTCCAGCCCCGACACCGCGATCTACACCCTGATCCTGCTCGCGGTCTGGCAGTTCGGCACCCCGATGGTCATCTTCCTCGCGGGCCTGAAGCAGCTGCCGAAGGACGTGTACGAGGCGGCCGCGATCGACGGCGCACCGCCCGTCACCCGCTTCTTCAAGATCACCCTGCCGCTGCTGACGCCGATCGTCTTCTTCAACGTCGTCCTGCAGATGATCGACGCGTTCAAGACGTTCACTCCCGCCTACGTGGTCAGCAACGGCTCCGGCGGGCCGCTCAACTCGACCATGCTGTACTCCCTCTACCTGTACAAGAAGGGCTTCACCGACCTTCAGATGGGCTACGCCTCGGCGCTTGCCTGGGTGCTGTTCCTGGTCATCGCAGGCTTCACGGCGGTCAACTTCATCGCCAGCCGCTACTGGGTCCACTACGACGACTGA